In Meleagris gallopavo isolate NT-WF06-2002-E0010 breed Aviagen turkey brand Nicholas breeding stock chromosome 2, Turkey_5.1, whole genome shotgun sequence, the following are encoded in one genomic region:
- the TPBG gene encoding LOW QUALITY PROTEIN: trophoblast glycoprotein (The sequence of the model RefSeq protein was modified relative to this genomic sequence to represent the inferred CDS: inserted 1 base in 1 codon): LALRGALRKQDALLGLAALLQXGALRNLSRLELADNGLLLLPAGMLGALPALRHLDLSNNSLVGLRNVSFQGLVRLQSLNLSDNSLGVLRNGTLAQWRELPALRRISLSRNTWVCDCAIEDMVAWLKESDQVESKEALSCAFPEKMAGRALLKLNVSELNCSTPVDVPSQLQTSYVFLGIVLALIGAIFLLVLYLNRKGIKKWMHNIRDACRDHMEGYHYRYEINADPRLTNLSSNSDV, from the exons TTGGCCCTGCGCGGGGCCCTGCGGAAGCAGGACGCACTCCTTGGCCTGGCCGCCCTGCTGC CCGGGGCCCTGCGCAACCTCAGCCGCCTGGAGCTGGCCGACAacgggctgctgctgctgcccgcCGGCATGCTGGGCGCGCTGCCCGCCCTGCGGCACCTAGACCTCAGCAACAACTCGCTGGTGGGGCTGCGGAACGTCTCCTTCCAGGGGCTGGTTCGTCTGCAGAGCCTCAACCTCAGTGACAACTCGCTGGGAGTGCTGCGGAACGGCACCCTGGCCCAGTGGCGCGAGCTGCCCGCCCTGCGGCGCATCAGCCTCAGCCGCAACACCTGGGTGTGCGACTGTGCCATCGAGGACATGGTGGCCTGGCTGAAGGAGAGCGACCAGGTGGAGAGCAAGGAGGCCCTGAGCTGCGCCTTCCCCGAGAAGATGGCGGGCAGAGCCCTGCTGAAGCTCAACGTGTCAGAGCTCAACTGCTCCACGCCCGTGGACGTGCCCTCCCAGCTACAGACTTCCTACGTCTTCTTAGGGATAGTCTTGGCTCTCATCGGGGCAATTTTCCTCCTGGTTTTGTACTTGAACCGAAAAGGAATCAAAAAGTGGATGCACAACATCAGAGATGCCTGCAGGGATCACATGGAGGGATATCACTACAGGTACGAGATCAACGCCGACCCCAGGTTAACAAACCTCAGCTCCAACTCAGACGTCTGA